In a genomic window of Methanogenium sp. S4BF:
- a CDS encoding ScpA family protein, whose amino-acid sequence MHEEPVEILVSMAESGEIDPWNIDIVEVTDRFLGELERMKTLDLRISGRTLFFASFLLRMKSEYLEESEEDESDFIEDPLDLPDDFGYALDFSFDDGSEPIEKLEREIKRRIGRKGKRKSPVTLYELIKELKTAEKMERRRSRKKRAFPDVIFDAADIVSVAHEEDLQDLAVSVYSCFEDMESTGGPITLSSLSSAMDADYRVVYLPLLFLMLEGKLIIWQEEFFGDIYIEKWRADAFAE is encoded by the coding sequence ATGCATGAAGAGCCGGTTGAAATACTTGTTTCGATGGCGGAGTCCGGAGAAATTGATCCCTGGAATATTGATATCGTCGAAGTAACGGATCGGTTTCTGGGTGAACTAGAGCGGATGAAGACGCTGGACCTCAGGATATCCGGGCGGACCTTATTTTTTGCATCATTTCTTCTGAGAATGAAATCAGAGTATCTCGAAGAATCCGAGGAGGATGAATCTGATTTTATTGAAGATCCTTTGGATTTGCCAGATGACTTTGGGTATGCTCTGGATTTTTCATTCGATGATGGTTCTGAGCCCATTGAAAAGCTTGAACGTGAAATTAAAAGAAGGATTGGCAGAAAAGGAAAGCGGAAAAGTCCGGTTACCTTATATGAGCTCATAAAGGAACTGAAGACTGCTGAAAAGATGGAACGCAGGCGTTCGCGGAAAAAACGTGCGTTTCCGGATGTCATCTTTGATGCTGCCGACATTGTTTCTGTTGCGCATGAGGAGGATCTTCAGGATCTGGCGGTATCTGTCTATTCCTGTTTTGAGGATATGGAAAGCACGGGTGGGCCGATTACGCTTTCATCTTTGAGTTCCGCTATGGATGCGGATTACCGTGTGGTCTATCTTCCGTTATTGTTTCTGATGCTTGAAGGCAAATTGATCATATGGCAGGAAGAGTTTTTTGGGGATATCTACATTGAAAAGTGGCGCGCAGATGCATTTGCTGAATAA
- the smc gene encoding chromosome segregation protein SMC yields MGVCSLYITELEIDNFKSFGKKTRIPFFEGFTVISGPNGSGKSNIIDSILFCLALSSARGLRAEKLTDLLNVNTGKNTAEVSITFSDNTKIRRKIKKTAHGYYSYNYLNDRLCKQGEIVDFLAKYGIKAEGYNVVMQGDVTRITEMTDNERRKIIDEIAGVSEFDKKKEQALGELEVVRERIEREELVLTELIRRLGELESEREQAIKYREWQTKLDELRECRSAALLNERTRELVSLNEIIASHEADLGKAGEKKGLAIEDGTVIKQKINAVSEDINRKTGSEYLEILEKIEAAKGNIRSLNEFIERNNAEKKGNLESLQSIYTNSKRAETSIKERSDEIRALSIDRSNLNMDLSRFREELRKIEESLSAESDEVSGARDQLFAFQNTIAELKEGRSDLIGERDRMIERSRFRTSENERLNRRVEQIKSEQYDKEQQCSQYESLIKNLESQKSAVQERIARTESLLMKNRSALDKVRRDIQSKERDMMRMEAQQQAAGGAGGRALEAILGMDGVYGTVAQLGKAPPEYATALDIAAGGRLNHVVVETDAVASSAIAYLKENRLGRMTFLPLNKLKHHSLPPLRGASPAVIDYAENLLDFDPLFEPVFRQVFSGTVVVDRLENARRMIGTYRMVTLGGELLEKGGAMTGGSIKQRSGGFGVAVGDELRKLEAELMGLRSEYHDLESAVGRYSDEAESARRERSTADDELARYRMLYDEYRNRIAALADELNGIIKSQQDSSDTSTNGGRVLADVEGEIEEMNARISQVSGDIEELKARLNTTNIPALSESRERLSRECSDLERRLKNKEADIHDKQLERQHFKNRLEEFTGQRETIEKRNKCIDDEIANANLSIEGKTVEITSLEQRKQSFSDEISELQKEHDALTESLHDVERRILGIDAGIEKIRLQISSLSERKLTVLEEIESLKEEVGDRQTEMTLLEIEKGIDSAERALKRIGAVNMLAIEEYDRVDKRVHERTEKKEVLSNERTLLIERIEHYGKMKYDAFMEAYTAIDLNFRRIFADLTRGSGQLVLDNEEDPFSGGMTFAVQPQGKKVHLLNSLSGGEKSLTTLSFIFSIQQYMPAPFYALDEIDMMLDGSNVERVSTMIQELSTGVQSICVSLRKPTIERADQIIGVTARPDKSTYVTGVKSNA; encoded by the coding sequence TTGGGAGTCTGCTCTTTGTATATCACTGAACTTGAGATTGATAATTTCAAGTCTTTTGGGAAAAAGACCAGAATCCCCTTTTTTGAGGGTTTTACTGTCATATCAGGACCAAATGGTTCTGGGAAAAGTAATATAATCGATAGTATCCTGTTCTGTCTTGCACTCTCGAGTGCACGGGGGCTCCGCGCTGAGAAGCTGACGGATCTGCTCAATGTAAATACCGGAAAAAATACTGCTGAAGTCTCAATTACGTTTTCGGATAATACAAAAATTCGCAGGAAAATAAAAAAGACTGCGCATGGATATTACAGTTATAATTATCTCAATGACAGACTCTGCAAACAGGGGGAAATTGTTGATTTTCTGGCAAAATATGGGATAAAAGCGGAGGGTTATAATGTTGTTATGCAGGGGGATGTCACACGGATTACTGAGATGACCGACAATGAGCGGCGGAAAATTATCGATGAGATTGCCGGTGTTTCAGAGTTTGACAAGAAAAAAGAGCAGGCACTTGGTGAACTTGAGGTTGTCCGTGAAAGAATTGAGCGTGAAGAACTTGTTCTGACGGAACTGATTCGCCGCCTTGGTGAACTTGAAAGTGAACGGGAACAGGCAATAAAATACCGGGAATGGCAGACGAAACTGGATGAACTGAGGGAATGCCGGTCTGCCGCTCTTCTGAATGAACGTACGCGTGAATTAGTTTCTCTGAATGAGATTATTGCCAGCCATGAGGCTGATTTGGGGAAAGCGGGAGAGAAAAAAGGTCTTGCAATCGAAGATGGCACTGTTATTAAACAGAAAATTAATGCAGTATCTGAAGATATCAACCGAAAGACCGGCAGTGAATATTTAGAGATTCTTGAAAAGATTGAGGCGGCAAAAGGAAATATCCGTTCATTGAATGAATTCATTGAACGGAACAATGCTGAGAAAAAAGGAAACCTGGAATCGCTTCAATCGATTTATACGAATTCAAAACGGGCTGAAACAAGTATTAAAGAACGTTCTGATGAAATTCGCGCTCTCTCAATAGATAGATCTAATCTCAATATGGATCTGTCCCGGTTCAGAGAGGAACTCAGGAAAATTGAAGAGTCCCTCTCTGCTGAGAGTGATGAGGTGTCTGGTGCCCGGGACCAGTTGTTTGCGTTCCAGAATACGATTGCTGAATTAAAGGAGGGACGTTCAGATCTGATCGGGGAGCGGGACCGGATGATTGAGCGGAGCCGTTTCCGGACGTCTGAAAATGAACGTCTGAACAGGAGAGTCGAACAGATTAAAAGTGAACAGTATGACAAGGAGCAGCAGTGTTCTCAATATGAATCTCTGATTAAAAATCTCGAATCTCAGAAATCAGCAGTGCAGGAACGTATTGCACGGACGGAATCACTTCTCATGAAAAATCGTTCCGCACTGGATAAAGTCCGGCGGGATATCCAGTCAAAAGAACGGGACATGATGCGTATGGAGGCGCAGCAGCAGGCAGCCGGAGGTGCGGGCGGTCGTGCCCTTGAAGCTATTCTTGGAATGGATGGGGTGTATGGTACTGTTGCACAACTGGGAAAGGCTCCTCCGGAGTACGCCACAGCTCTTGATATCGCTGCAGGCGGGCGTCTCAATCATGTTGTTGTGGAGACGGATGCCGTTGCGTCTTCTGCCATTGCGTATCTCAAGGAAAACCGGTTGGGCAGGATGACATTTTTGCCCCTGAATAAGCTGAAACACCATTCACTGCCGCCATTAAGAGGGGCTTCTCCCGCTGTTATCGATTATGCTGAGAATCTTCTTGATTTTGACCCTCTGTTTGAACCGGTATTCCGGCAGGTATTCTCAGGTACGGTGGTTGTCGACCGTCTTGAAAATGCACGAAGGATGATTGGCACATACCGGATGGTTACCCTTGGGGGTGAACTTCTGGAAAAAGGGGGTGCCATGACCGGCGGGTCAATAAAACAGCGGTCCGGAGGCTTTGGCGTTGCCGTTGGTGATGAACTCCGGAAACTTGAAGCAGAGCTTATGGGTCTGCGTTCTGAATATCATGATCTTGAATCAGCTGTTGGCAGATATTCTGATGAAGCTGAGTCTGCACGTCGTGAGCGGAGCACAGCAGACGATGAACTTGCCCGCTATCGCATGCTCTATGATGAGTACAGAAACAGAATTGCGGCACTTGCTGATGAACTGAATGGGATTATCAAATCTCAGCAGGACTCTTCGGATACATCAACAAATGGTGGCCGGGTTCTGGCCGATGTCGAGGGCGAAATTGAGGAGATGAATGCCCGCATCTCTCAGGTTTCAGGTGACATTGAGGAGCTGAAAGCCCGACTGAACACAACGAATATTCCTGCTCTGTCAGAAAGCCGTGAACGTCTCTCGCGTGAATGCTCGGATCTTGAGCGCCGCCTCAAAAATAAGGAGGCGGATATCCATGATAAGCAGCTCGAGCGTCAACATTTCAAAAATCGTCTGGAGGAGTTTACCGGACAGCGTGAGACGATAGAGAAGCGGAACAAATGCATCGATGATGAAATTGCCAATGCAAATCTCAGCATAGAAGGCAAGACAGTCGAGATCACTTCACTTGAACAGCGAAAACAGTCGTTTTCGGATGAAATAAGTGAACTTCAAAAAGAGCATGACGCCCTGACCGAATCTCTTCATGATGTGGAGCGGCGGATTCTGGGAATCGATGCCGGGATCGAAAAAATAAGGCTGCAGATTTCATCTTTGAGTGAACGCAAACTCACGGTTCTTGAGGAAATTGAGAGTCTGAAAGAGGAGGTGGGTGATCGGCAGACAGAAATGACCCTCCTGGAGATTGAAAAGGGCATTGATTCTGCGGAAAGGGCACTGAAAAGAATTGGTGCTGTCAATATGCTTGCAATTGAAGAGTATGATCGGGTTGACAAACGTGTCCATGAACGAACAGAAAAAAAAGAGGTGCTTTCGAATGAACGCACTCTGTTGATTGAGCGCATTGAGCATTATGGAAAGATGAAGTATGATGCGTTTATGGAGGCGTACACGGCAATCGATCTGAACTTCAGGAGAATTTTTGCAGATTTGACCCGTGGCTCCGGTCAGCTTGTCCTTGATAATGAGGAGGATCCGTTTTCCGGCGGTATGACATTTGCTGTCCAGCCGCAGGGCAAAAAAGTTCATCTGCTGAATTCCCTCTCCGGGGGGGAGAAGTCACTTACCACGCTTTCGTTCATATTTTCCATTCAGCAGTATATGCCTGCGCCATTTTATGCGCTGGATGAAATTGACATGATGCTGGATGGTTCTAATGTGGAGCGAGTTTCAACGATGATTCAGGAATTATCGACCGGTGTGCAATCGATATGTGTATCTCTCCGAAAACCAACAATTGAACGGGCTGATCAAATTATCGGGGTGACTGCCCGTCCGGATAAATCAACGTATGTTACCGGTGTAAAAAGCAATGCATGA
- the glyA gene encoding serine hydroxymethyltransferase, with the protein MSYLAESDPEVYDIIEMERSRQINGLELIASENVVSRAVLEAVGSIMTNKYAEGYPGKRYYGGCKYHDMVENLARDRLCELYGAEHANVQAVSGSQANQAVYFAYMQHNDLMMSQDLAQGGHLSHGSPVNITGKWYSVSHYGVDSETETLDYAAIAEQARKQKPKMIVCGASAYPRTIDFKAFKEIAEEVGAYCMADVAHIAGLIAGGEHPTSVGVTDFTTTTTHKTLRGPRGGAIMCNEEYAKDIDRSVFPGMQGGPLMHVIAGKAVCFGEALKPEFKDYAKQIVKNSRAMAETMLEEGFDLVSGGTDNHLILLDLTNLGITGLEAENALGEAGITVNKNTIPRETRSPFVTSGLRIGTPAVTSRGMKEDEMKQIAIFIGRVLKDKDNVQLKADVKAEVEALASGYPLYPDAVC; encoded by the coding sequence ATGTCTTATCTGGCTGAATCTGATCCAGAGGTCTATGATATTATTGAAATGGAGCGATCGCGTCAGATCAATGGTCTTGAGCTGATTGCTTCAGAAAATGTAGTATCAAGAGCGGTTCTCGAAGCTGTCGGTTCTATTATGACCAACAAGTACGCCGAAGGATATCCCGGCAAGCGGTATTATGGCGGTTGTAAATATCATGACATGGTTGAAAACCTTGCGCGCGACCGTCTCTGCGAACTGTATGGCGCTGAACATGCAAATGTACAGGCTGTTTCAGGAAGCCAGGCCAATCAGGCGGTCTACTTCGCATACATGCAGCACAACGATCTGATGATGAGTCAGGACCTCGCACAGGGCGGCCACCTTTCTCACGGGTCACCGGTAAATATCACCGGCAAGTGGTATTCTGTCTCACATTATGGCGTCGACTCAGAAACCGAAACCCTTGATTATGCTGCCATTGCTGAACAGGCTCGTAAACAGAAACCGAAGATGATTGTCTGTGGCGCAAGCGCATATCCACGCACCATCGACTTCAAGGCATTCAAGGAGATTGCTGAAGAAGTGGGTGCCTACTGCATGGCAGATGTTGCCCACATTGCAGGTCTGATTGCAGGAGGAGAACATCCGACCTCCGTTGGGGTAACGGATTTCACAACCACCACCACCCATAAAACCCTTCGTGGTCCGCGTGGTGGCGCAATCATGTGCAATGAGGAATACGCAAAGGACATAGACCGGTCTGTCTTCCCAGGAATGCAGGGCGGCCCCCTGATGCATGTGATTGCCGGAAAGGCAGTCTGTTTCGGGGAGGCACTGAAACCCGAGTTTAAAGACTACGCAAAGCAGATTGTGAAAAATTCACGTGCGATGGCAGAAACAATGCTCGAAGAAGGATTCGACCTTGTTTCAGGCGGAACCGACAACCACCTGATTCTTCTTGATCTGACAAACCTCGGCATCACCGGCCTCGAAGCCGAAAATGCACTCGGAGAAGCAGGAATCACCGTCAATAAAAATACCATTCCGCGTGAAACACGCAGTCCGTTTGTCACCAGTGGTCTCCGGATAGGCACACCGGCTGTAACATCACGCGGCATGAAGGAAGACGAAATGAAGCAGATTGCCATCTTCATCGGCCGTGTTCTGAAAGACAAGGACAATGTTCAGCTGAAGGCTGATGTCAAGGCTGAAGTGGAGGCACTTGCTTCCGGCTACCCTCTCTACCCTGATGCAGTATGCTGA
- the folD gene encoding bifunctional methylenetetrahydrofolate dehydrogenase/methenyltetrahydrofolate cyclohydrolase FolD: protein MLIDGKKVSQERLANLKGEIKDSGLSPGLATVIVGEDPASQMYVRMKHKACDEVGIRSIGVVLKEDVTTDEVIAHVKSLNVDASVDGILVQLPLPGHIDTEAVIESVSPQKDVDGFHPENIGALFSGRPAFVPCTPGGIMTLLEEYSIEPKGLNAVVIGRSVDVGRPMAALLLNADATVTICHSKTKNLAEEVRRADLIVSAIGRARFITKDMVSPGAVVIDVGINQDENGKLCGDVDFDTVSTIASAITPVPGGVGPMTIATLMENTFKAAKNHLC from the coding sequence ATGCTGATTGATGGAAAAAAAGTTTCACAGGAGCGTCTCGCGAATCTGAAAGGTGAGATCAAAGACTCCGGACTCTCACCCGGACTTGCAACGGTAATCGTCGGTGAAGATCCTGCTTCACAGATGTACGTCAGGATGAAACACAAGGCATGCGATGAAGTAGGCATACGCTCAATTGGCGTTGTTCTAAAGGAAGATGTAACGACGGATGAAGTGATTGCACATGTCAAATCACTAAACGTTGATGCATCCGTGGACGGTATCCTCGTCCAGCTTCCTCTCCCCGGCCACATCGATACGGAAGCGGTCATTGAATCGGTGTCTCCGCAAAAAGATGTTGATGGATTTCACCCTGAAAACATCGGAGCGCTCTTCTCAGGGCGTCCTGCTTTTGTGCCATGCACACCTGGCGGCATAATGACTCTGCTTGAAGAATACAGCATCGAGCCAAAAGGACTGAACGCAGTCGTCATTGGCAGAAGTGTTGATGTAGGACGGCCAATGGCCGCCCTTCTGCTGAACGCCGATGCAACCGTGACCATCTGTCACTCCAAAACAAAAAACCTTGCAGAGGAAGTTCGAAGGGCTGACCTCATTGTCAGTGCTATTGGCAGAGCCCGCTTCATCACCAAGGATATGGTGTCTCCCGGAGCAGTTGTGATAGACGTTGGCATCAACCAGGACGAAAATGGCAAGCTCTGCGGCGATGTTGACTTTGACACCGTCAGTACTATTGCATCTGCCATCACACCGGTTCCCGGGGGCGTTGGTCCGATGACAATCGCAACCCTGATGGAAAATACGTTTAAAGCAGCGAAAAATCATTTATGCTGA
- the folP gene encoding dihydropteroate synthase, with product MLTCRIGNITVGKDAPVRLMAVINASPESFFSKSFVPPGSVLHTVQKFSEDGADIIDIGARSTAPNSPQIPVHTERERVTEVLTQIEGTGIPVSLDTMHPEVLNAALRYDIAAINDIHGLANPEYARIAGDSGLAVISMASEIVPGDVKGVNATLAALSAVIGRAEKNGIEELILDPAIGKWIPERTFEDDWELCRHFSDFHELQRPLLAAVSRKSFIGDLTGRSPEDRLAGTLAVTCTLMDKGASLIRAHDIRETADIIRVHQKLNQRI from the coding sequence ATGCTGACCTGCAGAATCGGAAATATCACTGTCGGAAAAGATGCCCCCGTGCGGCTGATGGCGGTCATTAATGCCAGTCCGGAATCATTCTTTTCCAAATCTTTTGTACCACCCGGGTCAGTATTACACACCGTTCAAAAATTTTCAGAGGACGGTGCAGATATCATTGACATCGGTGCACGCAGCACAGCACCGAATTCACCCCAGATCCCGGTTCACACAGAACGGGAACGGGTAACAGAAGTGCTAACGCAGATTGAAGGAACGGGAATTCCCGTCTCACTCGACACCATGCACCCGGAAGTCCTGAATGCAGCACTCCGGTATGACATTGCTGCAATTAACGATATCCACGGACTTGCAAATCCGGAATATGCCCGGATTGCAGGGGATTCCGGACTGGCGGTAATAAGCATGGCTTCAGAAATTGTCCCCGGTGATGTCAAAGGCGTGAACGCCACACTGGCAGCCCTTTCTGCGGTTATCGGGCGCGCAGAAAAAAACGGGATTGAAGAGCTTATTCTTGATCCGGCAATAGGAAAATGGATTCCTGAGCGTACCTTCGAAGACGACTGGGAACTCTGCCGTCATTTTTCTGATTTTCACGAATTACAACGGCCCCTTCTTGCGGCAGTCTCACGAAAGTCATTCATTGGCGACCTTACCGGAAGAAGCCCTGAAGACAGACTTGCAGGGACACTGGCAGTGACCTGCACCCTTATGGATAAAGGCGCCTCATTAATCCGCGCACATGACATCCGCGAGACCGCAGACATTATCCGTGTGCACCAGAAACTCAATCAACGGATCTGA
- the cofE gene encoding coenzyme F420-0:L-glutamate ligase has product MDIQFTVTGLKTGIVVPGDDISEILLNSLLTTGLTLEDGDVMVIAENAVATAEGALVTLSENTPSPEAVRYAETYQMDPHLAEAVIQESDTIIGGIPGFLLCMKNGTLLPNAGIDGSNAPPGTVVCLPRNPNKSAETIRARILEKTGCRIIVIIADSRTHAMRLGCSGVAIGCAGTLAVEDEVGKQDLFGRKLMVTKKAVADNLASAAELVMGEADEAVPAAVIQGLSLKVCEVSGIPEIAAEECLFMGAALNANSALFK; this is encoded by the coding sequence ATGGACATACAATTTACCGTAACCGGTCTGAAAACAGGCATTGTTGTGCCAGGCGACGATATCTCTGAGATCCTTCTGAATTCACTCCTTACGACAGGTCTGACACTGGAGGACGGCGATGTCATGGTAATTGCAGAAAATGCTGTCGCAACTGCTGAAGGGGCGCTGGTCACCCTTTCAGAAAATACACCCTCGCCGGAGGCTGTCAGATACGCTGAAACCTATCAGATGGACCCTCATCTTGCAGAAGCAGTCATTCAGGAAAGTGATACAATCATCGGCGGCATTCCCGGATTCCTTCTTTGCATGAAGAACGGGACACTTCTCCCGAATGCAGGTATTGACGGATCAAATGCTCCCCCGGGAACAGTGGTCTGCCTGCCGCGCAACCCCAATAAAAGTGCAGAGACAATCCGTGCCAGAATCCTTGAGAAAACCGGATGCAGAATAATCGTCATCATCGCAGACTCACGAACGCATGCTATGCGTCTGGGGTGCAGTGGTGTTGCAATAGGATGCGCAGGCACCCTGGCAGTGGAAGATGAGGTCGGCAAGCAGGATCTCTTCGGACGCAAACTGATGGTTACCAAAAAGGCGGTCGCAGACAATCTCGCTTCCGCTGCTGAACTGGTGATGGGTGAAGCAGATGAAGCCGTCCCTGCCGCAGTTATTCAGGGGCTCTCATTAAAAGTATGTGAAGTATCCGGAATACCGGAAATAGCTGCTGAAGAATGCTTATTCATGGGAGCTGCGCTGAATGCCAACTCTGCCCTGTTCAAGTGA
- the cofC gene encoding 2-phospho-L-lactate guanylyltransferase, whose translation MSEFRHIDALIPFRPVNPKTRLSGVMDQEEREAFARAMLGDVLSVLQEAGCSPRILCTVPFDYRDVRTHIDNRDLNEALNAYLSRQETPVLIIMSDLPLITPDAIRRLVGCTADIGIVPGRGGGTNALFIRKPHAYHVDYYGASFCDHVRIAEDAGLSYEVIDSFFMSTDIDEKEDLVEILIHGNGRSRRFLREIGITLSLEQGRVGIQRSSHE comes from the coding sequence ATGTCTGAATTCCGGCACATCGATGCATTAATTCCATTCAGACCGGTTAATCCGAAGACCCGTCTTTCCGGAGTGATGGACCAGGAAGAACGGGAAGCATTTGCCCGTGCCATGCTTGGGGATGTACTGTCTGTCCTTCAGGAGGCAGGCTGTTCCCCCCGTATCCTTTGTACGGTTCCGTTTGACTACCGTGATGTACGGACGCATATCGATAACCGGGATCTCAATGAGGCACTGAATGCATATCTTTCCCGGCAGGAGACACCGGTGCTGATAATTATGTCTGATCTCCCTCTTATAACACCGGATGCAATCAGGCGCCTTGTCGGATGCACTGCTGATATTGGTATTGTCCCCGGGCGAGGCGGCGGGACAAATGCTTTGTTCATCAGAAAGCCGCATGCATACCATGTTGATTATTATGGTGCATCATTCTGTGATCATGTCCGTATTGCAGAAGATGCCGGATTGAGTTACGAGGTCATCGACTCTTTTTTTATGTCAACAGATATCGATGAAAAAGAGGATCTGGTTGAGATCTTAATCCATGGAAATGGGCGGTCCCGCCGGTTTCTCAGAGAGATTGGAATTACACTATCACTTGAACAGGGCAGAGTTGGCATTCAGCGCAGCTCCCATGAATAA
- a CDS encoding ferredoxin-thioredoxin reductase catalytic domain-containing protein, with protein MTGNTDAETEDQLQEAILAWARKYAASRDWIVNPNEKQLGAVVKGLARNTIRFDEQYCPCRMRTGDLEKDREIICPCIYHEDEVRNDGYCHCRLFFGNEE; from the coding sequence ATGACGGGGAACACTGATGCAGAGACTGAGGATCAGCTTCAGGAAGCGATTCTTGCATGGGCACGGAAGTATGCTGCTTCCCGCGACTGGATTGTAAATCCAAATGAAAAACAGCTTGGAGCTGTCGTTAAGGGGCTTGCGCGGAATACCATCAGGTTTGATGAGCAGTACTGCCCCTGCCGCATGAGAACCGGGGATCTTGAAAAGGATCGGGAAATCATCTGCCCCTGCATATACCATGAAGATGAAGTCAGAAATGATGGATACTGCCACTGCCGTCTGTTCTTTGGCAATGAGGAATAA
- the purQ gene encoding phosphoribosylformylglycinamidine synthase subunit PurQ yields the protein MRFAVLQFGGSNCDQDAHHVIEDVCGVDCDLVWYKEGFSRSYDAIVIPGGFSYGDYLRAGAIATRTPVMQDVRQHAAAGGLVLGICNGAQIGAESGLVPGVFTTNEYPKFICEWVHLKVENTTSPFTSRYTNGEVIRIPIAHKEGRYVAREGVAQQLLDEGRVAFRFCDASGACTPESNPNGSALNITGVLSEDQNVLLMMPHPERAAESVLGSEDGKKLFDSMIDYCERR from the coding sequence ATGAGGTTCGCTGTTCTGCAGTTTGGCGGCAGTAACTGTGATCAGGATGCACACCATGTAATCGAAGATGTCTGCGGTGTTGACTGTGATCTGGTGTGGTACAAAGAAGGGTTTTCCCGTTCCTATGATGCAATCGTGATTCCCGGGGGTTTTTCATATGGCGATTACCTCCGTGCCGGCGCGATTGCAACACGAACGCCGGTGATGCAGGACGTCCGACAGCATGCAGCGGCCGGAGGTCTTGTGCTCGGTATCTGTAACGGAGCTCAAATAGGTGCGGAAAGCGGTCTGGTACCCGGGGTATTCACCACAAATGAGTATCCTAAGTTCATCTGCGAGTGGGTACATCTGAAAGTTGAAAATACCACCTCACCTTTTACCTCACGGTATACGAACGGTGAAGTTATCCGCATTCCTATTGCGCATAAGGAAGGGCGATACGTTGCACGTGAGGGAGTTGCACAACAGCTTCTGGATGAAGGCAGGGTGGCGTTCCGGTTCTGTGATGCGTCAGGCGCCTGCACTCCGGAGAGCAATCCAAACGGTTCAGCGTTAAATATCACCGGCGTGCTGAGTGAAGATCAGAATGTCCTTCTGATGATGCCTCATCCTGAACGGGCGGCTGAGTCTGTGCTTGGCTCAGAAGACGGTAAAAAGCTGTTTGATTCAATGATTGATTACTGTGAAAGGAGATAG
- the purS gene encoding phosphoribosylformylglycinamidine synthase subunit PurS: protein MTITVKITISLKEGMLDPEARAIQHALSNLGFKTASLSTARVFNVGIDTDSSEEAVSMAAEMCDRLLANPVIHSYEIEAVE, encoded by the coding sequence ATGACAATTACCGTAAAAATTACAATTTCACTGAAGGAAGGAATGCTGGACCCTGAGGCACGGGCGATTCAGCATGCACTGTCAAATTTGGGGTTTAAAACCGCTTCACTCTCGACAGCACGGGTATTTAATGTAGGGATTGATACAGACTCATCTGAAGAGGCTGTAAGTATGGCCGCTGAGATGTGTGATCGCCTCCTTGCAAATCCTGTCATCCACTCATATGAAATTGAGGCAGTTGAATGA
- the purC gene encoding phosphoribosylaminoimidazolesuccinocarboxamide synthase: MDDDQLVYEGKAKSVFRTPVAGELKVVFRDDITAFNGEKKDTLAGKGEYNARVSAFFFEYLEKNGIPTHFIRMQDERTMIVRELTMIPLEVIARNVAAGSIVKKFPFTEGQRIEPPVIVTDYKSDEHGDPSINDDLILALGFLSADGLREVREMTLRINALLKEFFAKAGIELVDFKIEFGRSGDTIYLGDEISMDSMRLWDLATGESLDKDVYRFGKGDVLSAYGKVVEKILQEN, translated from the coding sequence ATGGATGATGACCAGCTTGTCTATGAGGGAAAGGCAAAATCAGTTTTCCGGACGCCCGTTGCGGGAGAACTGAAAGTAGTATTCCGGGATGATATTACTGCATTCAATGGAGAGAAAAAGGATACACTCGCAGGAAAAGGAGAATATAATGCGCGTGTTTCTGCATTTTTCTTTGAATATCTTGAAAAGAACGGGATTCCAACACATTTCATCCGGATGCAGGACGAAAGAACCATGATTGTCCGGGAACTCACCATGATTCCCCTGGAAGTCATTGCACGGAATGTGGCCGCCGGTTCAATCGTTAAAAAATTCCCGTTTACAGAAGGGCAGCGCATTGAACCGCCTGTCATTGTCACAGACTATAAATCTGATGAACACGGGGACCCCTCGATAAATGACGACCTCATTCTCGCTCTTGGCTTCCTTTCGGCTGACGGTCTGCGGGAAGTCCGTGAGATGACACTGAGGATAAATGCACTCCTGAAAGAATTCTTTGCGAAAGCGGGGATTGAACTTGTGGATTTCAAGATTGAATTCGGCAGGTCCGGTGACACCATCTATCTGGGTGATGAGATAAGCATGGACTCGATGCGGTTATGGGATCTCGCAACCGGAGAATCACTGGATAAGGACGTATACCGGTTTGGAAAGGGCGATGTGCTTTCGGCATATGGCAAAGTTGTTGAAAAAATACTGCAGGAAAACTAA